In Formosa haliotis, the sequence ATTACATGCAGATAAAACTTCGGTAGAGAATTCAGATTTAGAGACTTATTTTCAGTCTTTTAAAGATGGTGTAATCGGAGATAATTATACGTTTACAAGTATTTTTGGAGAACAGCAGTTGTTGTATGCCGATTGGATTGCTAGTGGTCGCTTATATGAGCCGATAGAAAAAATTATGCAAGAGCAAATCGGTCCTATGGTGGCGAATACCCATTCTTTTTCTAGCGAAACTGGTAAGGCTTCAACATATGCCTATAAATATGCACGTTCTATAATAAAAAGTCACGTTAATGCTAATGATAACGATGTGTTAGTGACTGCCAATACTGGAATGACAGGGGTGTTGTCGCATTTACAACGTGTAATGGGCTTGCGTTTTCCCGATGCTAAACAAAAGAAGGCATTGCTTGCAGAGAACGACCGTCCGGTAGTTTTTATCTCACACATGGAACATCATTCTAATCATGTGCCTTGGCATGAAACTATTGCAGATGTTGTTATTTTAAAGTGTAACGATCAAAAACTTATCTGTCCTAAATCGCTAGAAGAAACTTTAGAATTATATAAAAATAGAACCACTAAAATAGGTTCGTTTACAGCGTGTTCTAACGTTACAGGAATTATTACTCCGTATCACGATTTAGCTAAAATAATGCATAAACATGGCGGATATTGTTTTATCGATTTTGCTGCGTCTGCACCATATGTTGAAATTGATATGCATCCAAAAGATGAAGATGCTCGTTTAGATGCAGTTTTCTTTTCTCCTCATAAGTTTTTAGGAGGACCAGGAACCTGCGGAGTTTTAGTTTTTAATAAAGAATTATACAAAGCGAATTGTCCAGATGTTCCGGGAGGTGGAAATGTGCAATGGACAAATCCATGGGGAGACTATGCTTATTTTAAAGATATAGAAGTACGCGAAGATGGAGGAACACCAGGGTTTTTACAAGTTATGCGAACAGCCTTGGCAATGCGCTTAAAAAATAAAATGAATACACAAAAAAT encodes:
- a CDS encoding aminotransferase class V-fold PLP-dependent enzyme; protein product: MSKVLHADKTSVENSDLETYFQSFKDGVIGDNYTFTSIFGEQQLLYADWIASGRLYEPIEKIMQEQIGPMVANTHSFSSETGKASTYAYKYARSIIKSHVNANDNDVLVTANTGMTGVLSHLQRVMGLRFPDAKQKKALLAENDRPVVFISHMEHHSNHVPWHETIADVVILKCNDQKLICPKSLEETLELYKNRTTKIGSFTACSNVTGIITPYHDLAKIMHKHGGYCFIDFAASAPYVEIDMHPKDEDARLDAVFFSPHKFLGGPGTCGVLVFNKELYKANCPDVPGGGNVQWTNPWGDYAYFKDIEVREDGGTPGFLQVMRTALAMRLKNKMNTQKIADREEELLSMCFDKLKEIPNLFVLGSTEVKRIGCVSFGIKNVHYNLIVRLLNDRFGIQVRGGWSCASTYGHYLFDFDDKKSLEMVEDLNSKNLTNKPGWVRLSLHPITSNKDLSFICDAIKQVAEHHEAWSKDYVYNKANNEFEDASKDSDIIEKVKDWFVI